The nucleotide sequence ctcggtaagccaccgttccaactctttccaatatctgatacagaccaatgaacttcggggtcaacttctttgacttcaaagcacgtcctacaccagtcataggagtgactctcaaaaacacgtggtctccttccttaaattcaagatcttttctacgcttatcatgataactcttttgtcgactctgcgacgccttcattttctcttggatcatctgaactttctcagtagtttgctgaacaatctcttgtcctaagaccactctttctcctgattcaaaccaacacaacggagttctgcatctccgaccatacaaagcctcgaacggtgccattccaatactagaatgataactattattataagtgaactcgatcaacggaagatgactgtcccaagttcctccttgttcaagaacacaaattcgcaacaaatcctctagcgactgaattgtcctctccgactaaccatctgtctgtggatgatacgccgaactcaatctcaacttcgaacccaaagcctcttgcaaacttttccaaaatctagaagtaaatcttggatctctatctgacacgatgctcgaaggaacaccatgcaacttcacaatctctttgatgtaaatctctgccaactgggcaacagggaaactaatattaataggtagaaaatgagctgacttcgtcaacctatcaacaataacccaaattgcgtcgctccctctcggagtattcggcaaactcgtcacaaaatccatcgatatactatcccatttccattctggcacatctaaaggtaccatcatcccagcgggtttctgatgctcgactttcgacttctgacaaactaaacaggaatacaaaaactgtgccacatctcatttcaaaccagaccaccagaaaatcttctttaaatcatgatacatcttcgtagctcccggatgaatactcaagctacttctatgactctcttcaagaatcatcttcttaatctcttcattgtctgggatacaaattcttcctcggaatctcaacacatcttgatcatcgattttaaaatcattgtcttcagtctgatctctagcaatcaacaagtccacaaactttacatcaactttctgtgcttccttgatacttttcagaaattcactatcaatcttcagcatacccagtttcacactctgaggtgaccattcgcagaccaaactcatatctctaaactgttcaagcaattcgaactctctgaccatcatggcggacatatgcaatgtcttcctactcaaggcatctgcaacaacattagctttacctggatgataattcaagccaaagtcataatctttcaacaattcgagccatcttcgctgtctcatattcaattccttctgatcgaacaaatacttcaaactcttgtgatcactaaacacctcaaatctcgaaccatacaagtaatgtctccatatcttcaatacaaagactacagccgccaactcgagatcatgcgtaggataattcttctcatgaattctcaactgtcttgaagcataagctaccactttaccttcttgcataagcacacctcctaaacccaacttggacgcatcacaataaaccacaaaaggttcatctgacttcggcaaaattaacactggagcagtcgtcaaccgcttcttcaattcaccgaaacttttctcacaatggacgtcccacacaaaagttttacctttacaagtcaactgtgtaagcggaagagctaacttagaaaacccttcaataaaccttctatagtaaccagctaaacccaaaaagcttctaatttcagtaacggacttaggagtatcccattgcgatacagcttcgactttagacggatccacagcaataccatctccggaaataacatggccaaggaaactcacctcattcaaccagaattcacacttagacaatttagcataaagtttcttctctttcaacacttgtaagacaatcttcagatgctcagcatgttcttcttcagtcttggagtagatcaaaatatcgtcgataaacacaaccacaaaacgatccaaaaatgcatggaagatgcgattcatatactccataaacactccaggtgcattggtcacaccgaaaggcataactttatattcatagtgaccataacgcgttctgaaagctgtcttctgcatatcttcatcctttactttaatctggtgataacctgatctcaaatcaatcttgctgaaaactcgtgcacccactagctgatccatcaaatcatcaattctcggaagtggatacctattcttgatagttaccttgttcaactgtcgatagtcaatacacaaccgcatactaccatctttcttctttactagcaaaaccggcgctccccaaggtgaaacacttggtctaacaaacttcttctcaagcaagtcttccaactgtttcttcaactcagataactcggaagcagacatacgataaggtgccatcgagaccggcttcgttccaggaacaagatcaatagaaaactcaacttctctctctggaggcacatcaggaatctcatctggaaaaacttcaggaaattcacacaccaccggcaccttatcaatcactgcttgattctcaacagataaagaagccatcaatgaaaacatcaagatagcatcgcgttccagttgcttcagctgcttagtagataaaaactccgcaccactttcctcttcgacggaagagaaatgcactgacttgctaaaacaattaataagaacgtggttgtactctaaccagttcatacccagaatcacatccataccactcaaaggtagacaaactaaatccatttcaaaatcacgaccaaacatagacaaaggacatttcaaacatacgagagaagtagtcaccgaacccttagccggagtttcgacaaccatctctccattcatatcagacaaatcaagacccaaagcagaaacacaatcgaaagcaataaaacaatgcgtagcaccagtatcaataatagcaactaaaggagtattattaatatagcaagtacctctgatcaaacgatcctcattctctgtctgagtcccagtcaaagcaaagaccctaccagtagtcggcgccctcttaggctgagtacactgagaactaatgtgaccctctccgttgcaattaaagcacacaatgtctgtacgattgcaatcagctacaacatgacctttcttgccacaccggacacacttcttgatttcctcagggcagacgttgcttttgtggcctttctcaccacaattgaaacacacaatctctgcagcatccttcttcttaggccgcctaacatcgaccatcttctgtttacctttgtcagcgggggcactgtacggcttaggacgactctgttgtcccttgcccttcctttcattcactaccttgtagtgagccttggtatcctcctcatagatcctgcagctgttaaccaaatcctgaaaaactctcagctgttggtatccaatcgcccgcttgatgtcgggcctcagaccattctcgaacttgatgcatctcgagaactcagcattctcagcggtatagtgcggatagaacttagacagctccacgaacttggcaacatactctgtcacggacatatttccttgcttcagctcaaggaattcgatctctttcttcccgcgaacatcttccggaaagtatcttctcaggaactccctcctgaaaacagcccaagtcacaacagctccctcctgcccaagggtaggcagaagagcaacccaccagtcatcagcttcctcggctagctgatgagtaccaaaccgcactttctgatcttcagtgcactgcataactcggaaaatcctctcaatctccttaagccacgtctgggctccatcagggtcataacgtcctttgaaagtcggagggttcttcttcatgaacgtctccaacatcctagcttcagcattcgcaccggcattcacgttaggttgttgtcccacagcttgagcaacagcttgtagagcagcagccaacgcagcatcgtttcttccagccatttctgatattctacaaaagtagcaacaacaacataagatagtaatataaatattactaagactcgacacgactctctaattgaccgtacggaccgacctgctctgataccaattgtaacaccccgttttcccaatatttaaaatttctttaaaagcataacatttatcagagtaagcatcaagcaacgggatatcacatataacgtaatccaacagttaaataataatttaaccaatatcttaaacatttgcagcggaaattcataaacataaatcataaacgttttggcacgcaggcccaacaagtatctcaaaagagtttatcaaagcataaattatcatggtagttcacgtaaaagaatgaagcatgttatagcattaaccccatcccgttacgtatcagagcgacctaaacgacacagtgaggcaaggccactcacagaagcaactgcacactaagcacgatcacctgtaagttacccatacgaagggcaacgttttcaagcagaaggggtgagatttcataataaaataacattaatcaatgtaattgcgaatcacaaattaacatcataatcattccattattaactttgcataaatgctaaacagttatcacgtaatcatatatccaatcactataaacaacataacataatcaatgaacacttatcacgtaatcacatattcattcatcatcaacaaggcatcttaatcatgacaatgtgacaatgctcctagactccttatatgcatgtggtaccaatcgtcatcataagtattaatatactttaatcgtgcggagaacaaagctcctataaaacgtgcggaggacaaaactcctaatattcgtggtgaggactaagctcaatgatatgctatgcatggacacatatgaacaaaacatcgtaatcacttatcaacatgcatccaataatttggagctaaacttcatcatataattatgcacttagttaaataacggaagcagcataaacaggtcacataacaagatgatatcattatatcaaagcacatagtttgtatcattatcacatcttcttatcttgcatgaatatacaatacaatagttcatattcaattaatattaatataacttaaacaactctacagtctgcattaaacgacatcactaggtctcattactagttaggggttcactcttgatcaacatgtgcgacacagatcgcataaacacataaacaagttcatcctggttgtactcgcgaggcgagagtacttactcgccatggcgagcaccactcaactcccaaactaaggttgttctgggttccctctgatcctacattcattcctaatcaatactaggtatgttcaggtactcaaaggcatacaagattcaactaaaaaggtcgaaacacgaaatatgacatgcactctgcctaagctcgcgaggcgaggaaaggttgctcgccatggcgagttgcaccaaacaactcgcgaggcgaaggaaaggggctcgcgtggcgagcgatgaagttcatcactcacgaggcgaggatcatcaatttttagggttttgacctaattctaaaacttctctaaatcaatcctaactttgtcaactaatcatcagaattacagtaattaacattattgaattattagtctcacccttacctggttatgaagaaatcgcagccctttctatgctcttctcccttctaagcttttctcccttttccaaaagttttcacgtacaatgagtttctaaaatattaggtcctctcctatttatatctcttccaaattacttatcttatctcactttcacccccaaaactatctaaaatatcaaaacagccctcaactaaatattttatattattttcaaatctttattttatttaacaataaaataaatctcatatcataatcaaatcctccaaaactcataacttatcacgtcatcaatcaaatcatcataaatcatcaaaacatatcaaaatcatgcatatactatataattataatataattgcctaaactcaattaaataacgattaaacgaaagtgggcgttacagttaCAACAACACTTTAGCTCCATTATCACACGGCGCATAAACATTTAGCACAAAGAATTCTTCGTTAGTCTTAATAAAGCGACCATGTATCATAAGCACATTCTCTACACTCACTGTCGACCACACCTCCACCAAGGAACTATCCCATAAAATCAACAGTCCACCCAAAGCCCCCAACGAAGGACGATAAGAAAAAGCATGGTTCATACCACCCCACAATGAAGTACACAACACCGTATCGCAAACAGATAACTTAGTCTCTTGTAAACAAACAATAGATGGTCCATTCTCCACAACCAAAGACCTAACCTCGTTCTTCTTCTCCACACTACCCAAACCACAAACATTCCAACTAATAATCTGCATAACAAACCCCACACACCCCTCGCCACCTCCACCCTCAAACCACAACCGCTACACCTCCCCAACAAACCCATCCCCTTTCACACCCTCACCACCCGCTTTCTTCCCTCGCCCCACTCGAGATAAGACATTAAACGTATTAGCCGGATCACCATTGAATTTCACACCGATAGCCTTACCGACTCCCCACACATCCTCCACTGCCACCTTATTATTACCATGCATTACCACAATGTGTTCCCAATCATTATTAACTGACGGTGATGATGAATTGTTGCTAGAAGTGGGATGAGACGCCACTTCCACAGAACCACGAGTTGCACTCCTCCCACTCctcttgaaaattttgaattgtAATTGAAGAGGATTATTGAATTGGTGACTAAATTAGCTGAATAATTGAGTAAGTATGGTTGAATGACCGAGTAGGTTAGCCAATTATTTATGCCGTGAACAAGAccacaagaaaaaacaaatttgcaaAGTACACAAtttagtttgaactttttttttttctttctgtaaactatatattgaaatttgtaTACATAAGTCTTTCgacaattttaaaataccttAATACATCAAATGGTTCTTAACTAATTATTTATTCTggaaaacaattattattttttgaaggatggaaaacaattatttttgaaaacttgtttaatattttagggaaatttattttatttttcgatCTCATATCTAAATCATTGTCTTCTTAATTGCATATGCCAATTCATCATAAGCAGTTTCCCAAGCAACGCTGAATTCCTCACTCCATTTATCTCCAACAACTTCTTTCATAGTTTTGAGCAATGCTTCTTTCACAACCTGTTGTATAGCAACGATATCCTTAGCTTTCATTAAGCAATTTAgctctataaaaaaattaagtagatgacaagaaaatttgagaaaatttattagaattaatttttattaaatcttaTCCTCTTATGTTTATAATAGGGCcctatgaaaaataaaattatatactcttttatatatattttttttaaagatactctttttatattttagaatgtaaatattttataaagttGTAAATTTCtagtttttaatatatatatatatatatatgtgtgtgtgtgtgtgtgtgtgggtttattagttttgaaattgaatttcatatatattatctTTAATTATTTCATCCCATtgaaaacaatattttgaatttgaaaattaatttgggACTGCCCTATTTAGTATATAATTCAattttggtttgttaaaaaaaaagtttaattgaattgaaaggtGTTTATTTGTGGCATTTTACTGCATTATGAAATAAGcaattcttaaaattaattaaaggggTTGATTAATTGCAATACTTCATACCATGAAATGACGATCAGCTACTCCTTTTTGGGTGTGAACAACCCCCAACACATTATCTTCCAGCACGACTTCTCCTTTTACTTGGAGTTGAATGGCCGCATCACGcacctaaaattaaataaatattttatgatatgGTAATGGTatcaagaaataataataataataataataataataataataaaatttaatacaaTTTCTTGTACATACTTGACTTATCATATTCAATATAAAGAATTTAGCGATTTCAATACAATAGGATGAAAGAAGAGCATTCATCGTTATAGGaaatgtctttaaaaaaaaatgttataggAAATGCCAAAGATGCcattgagtattttttttttctaccttAAATATTCACATCATTTTATTAGTATATTTTACAATTATCAACTGTTTATCCTTCTTTTTGGATAATATATtagtcttttgttgtttttatattatatacaatAAAACATGAATTCAACATTAATACTACAAAGTGAATTTCTTGTTAACACTTCtttaataatcataatcattttttgaGAAGTTAATGACATGTGATGTTTcatagattaaaatatatttaacttgaCTTTGTATTTTATGGTCTAGAAGTATTTCTTCCTTGACAAATTATTGTCTATCTCTTCTTGTATAATGTGAATGTGCAAACAAGTTTGTGATTTTATCTAAAAATGAGGGGAATTTAGTAAAGTTTGttagaaaattaattataaaaaattaaagtgatgGACAAGGGTATAAAATACACTTTATGGATACCAAAAAGATTGAAGTTTGTGAGGGTTGAATTGTACTCACCATTCCAAAAACCATCTCAGCATGAGCATTTGCACTAGGATTACCTTGAATAACCTCATTAGAATCCtttagaaaagaaaacatattttttgCTGCAGGTGTTTTCTCCAATATActattttaacaaaatcaatcaaaatgttTATGTTTAAACCATCCCTTAGGAAACACATCATACAACAAATAAAGAAAAGTATAAATTGAAAAACATATTGATAAGCAAAACTTACAAGGTGTAAAACAAAACACTATAGAAAGGAAGGTTTTGATTGAACGCTTCCCATGAGCTGTTAACCAATGCCTCTTGTCTTTGAGTGAAACTCATAGTTCTCTcctttttttcaactttttttttttttaatttaatttagaatttttcaatGGTACAAATTTACATCCATTAAAAGTTTATATAGAAGGCATGGTGAACCAAAATTAAGAGAAGAGAGTTGCTTTCTCGTGGTTATTCAATTAGAGTATTTATTGGCCTTTAATTATGAGATGGCTATTGGTATTATTAAGAGACAATCATCttttcaaaatcataatcaattaattaattaattaaactaatgaataattctaaaaacaaaaagaagtaaacatctaatttaaattttatcgacttttaattttttacccgctcataatttgattttttaacctTTTCCTAATAAAGCTATAGTCATAGACGCCTTTCTTTTCTTCTCGTTTCCGCTCCCCTCTCTCTAACAAACCTCCACAGCCGCAACCCTTTGCCGCACCTCAATTCTGGCCGCCACGATGTAGACCATGGCTTTTGGTGGTGCAATCGAGTTCTTTTGGTGGCTTCTTGTT is from Medicago truncatula cultivar Jemalong A17 chromosome 1, MtrunA17r5.0-ANR, whole genome shotgun sequence and encodes:
- the LOC25483217 gene encoding leghemoglobin 29; the protein is MSFTQRQEALVNSSWEAFNQNLPFYSVLFYTFILEKTPAAKNMFSFLKDSNEVIQGNPSANAHAEMVFGMVRDAAIQLQVKGEVVLEDNVLGVVHTQKGVADRHFMVVKEALLKTMKEVVGDKWSEEFSVAWETAYDELAYAIKKTMI